A window from Pagrus major chromosome 4, Pma_NU_1.0 encodes these proteins:
- the slc38a7 gene encoding sodium-coupled neutral amino acid transporter 7, which produces MAINTDVEDWGGVGSNDSGERAWLLQSPSVDSDRLLETDRRRNGGVSSFGAVFIVVNAALGAGLLNFPAAFNMAGGVTAGVMLQMFMLIFIISGLVILGYCSKVSNESTYQEVVRATCGKVTGVLCEVAIAIYTFGTCIAFFIVIGDQLDRLIDAIAHRQEGADSYWYTDRKFTIVVTAVLIILPLSIPKEIGFQKYASTLSVMGTWYVTIVVIIKYIWPDKEMTPGYVPPSSASWTAVFNAMPTICFGFQCHVSCVPVFDSMSKKDIKPWGVVVTLSMIICLFVYTGTGVCGFLTFGANVSQDVLMSYPPNDIAVAIARAFIVICVITSYPILHFCGRAVIEGLWLRFQGEQVEVCVRREQRRRILQTLVWFVVTLVLALFIPDIGRVISLIGGLAACFIFVFPGLCLMQAKLSETEDRSASWHGLVVLGVVMVTIGAFIFGLTTTNSIYQDVVS; this is translated from the exons ATGGCAATTAACACCGATGTGGAGGACTGGGGCGGAGTTGGGAGTAATGACTCTGGAGAAAGAGCGTGGCTCTTGCAGAGCCCCAGTGTGGATTCTGACCGGCTTCttgagacagacaggaggaggaacggGGGTGTGTCGTCATTTGGAGCGGTCTTCATTGTAGTGAACGCAGCACTGGGAGCAGGCCTACTCAATTTCCCTGCAGCCTTCAATATGGCCGGAGGAGTAACTGCAGGAGTGATGCTTCAAATG ttcATGTTGATCTTCATAATCAGTGGACTGGTGATCCTGGGCTACTGCTCCAAG GTCAGCAATGAGAGCACATATCAGGAGGTTGTTCGAGCCACTTGTGGAAAAGTCACCGGTGTCCTGTGTGAAGTAGCCATCGCTATCTACACGTTTGGGACCTGCATTGCTTTCTTTATTGTCATAGGAGACCAGCTGGATCGCT tgatAGATGCGATAGCTCATAGACAAGAGGGTGCAGACAGCTACTGGTACACTGACCGCAAGTTTACCATCGTTGTTACTGCAGTCTTGATCATTCTTCCACTTTCCATCCCCAAAGAGATTGGCTTCCAGAAGTATGCCAG TACACTGAGTGTGATGGGGACCTGGTATGTTACCATTGTGGTCATTATAAAGTACATCTGGCCCGATAAAGAGATGACCCCAGGCTATGTTCCCCCCAG TTCTGCTTCCTGGACTGCAGTTTTCAATGCAATGCCCACCATATGCTTTGGTTTCCAG TGCCACGTCAGCTGTGTGCCGGTGTTCGACAGCATGAGCAAGAAGGATATCAAACCTTGGGGAGTCGTCGTCACTCTCAGCATGATAATCTGTCTCTTCGTTTACACAGGAACAG GAGTCTGTGGCTTCCTGACGTTCGGCGCCAATGTCAGTCAGGATGTGTTGATGTCGTACCCCCCCAATGATATTGCAGTCGCCATTGCAAGAGCTTTCATTGTCATCTGTGTCATCACCTCATACCCTATTTTACACTTCTGTGGCAG GGCGGTTATCGAAGGACTTTGGCTGCGTTTCCAAGGCGAGCAAGTGGAGGTGTGTGTCCGTCgtgagcagaggaggaggatccTGCAGACGCTGGTGTGGTTTGTTGTCACCCTCGTCCTCGCCCTCTTCATCCCAGATATTGGTCGGGTGATCTCACTGATCGGAGGATTGGCAGCCTGCTTTATCTTTGTATTCCCAG GTTTGTGTTTGATGCAAGCCAAGTTGTCAGAGACAGAAGACCGATCTGCAAG CTGGCATGGATTGGTGGTCTTGGGTGTCGTCATGGTTACGATTGGAGCCTTCATCTTCGGCCTCACCACGACCAACTCCATTTATCAAGACGTCGTCAGctaa